In one Sphingobacterium daejeonense genomic region, the following are encoded:
- a CDS encoding UDP-glucuronic acid decarboxylase family protein, which produces MQENKRKRILITGAAGFLGSHLCDRFIDEGFHVIGMDNLVTGDIKNIEHLFKLPNFEFYNHDVSKFVHVPGELHYILHFASPASPIDYLKIPIQTLKVGSLGTHNLLGLAKSKKARILVASTSEVYGDPLVSPQNEEYWGNVNPVGPRGVYDEAKRFQEAMTMAYHNFHGLETRIARIFNTFGPRMRLNDGRALPTFIAQALQNKDVTVFGDGKQTRSFIYVSDQVEGICKLLSSDYHLPVNIGNPEEMTLIDMAKEIIALTNSKSNIIYEPLPIDDPKQRRPDISRAQEILNWQPKVSRKEGLEKTIGYYQSLFKEHPIT; this is translated from the coding sequence GTGCAAGAGAACAAGCGCAAACGAATATTAATAACTGGGGCAGCTGGATTTTTAGGATCACACCTGTGCGACCGTTTTATTGATGAAGGTTTTCATGTCATCGGAATGGACAACCTTGTCACTGGTGACATCAAAAATATTGAGCATCTTTTTAAACTCCCAAATTTTGAATTCTACAACCATGATGTTTCAAAGTTCGTCCATGTGCCTGGTGAACTGCATTATATTCTACATTTTGCCTCTCCAGCAAGTCCTATAGATTATCTAAAAATACCCATTCAAACCTTGAAAGTTGGTTCTTTAGGCACGCATAATCTTTTGGGCCTTGCCAAAAGCAAAAAAGCAAGGATACTAGTAGCTTCGACATCGGAGGTGTATGGTGATCCGCTTGTATCTCCCCAAAATGAAGAATATTGGGGCAACGTAAATCCTGTTGGCCCGCGAGGGGTATATGATGAGGCGAAAAGATTTCAAGAAGCGATGACGATGGCTTATCATAACTTTCATGGCCTAGAAACGAGGATTGCGAGAATATTCAATACATTCGGTCCGAGAATGAGGTTAAATGATGGTAGGGCATTACCAACCTTTATAGCTCAAGCCCTTCAAAATAAAGATGTTACTGTTTTTGGGGACGGAAAACAAACTAGGTCATTCATTTATGTTTCTGATCAAGTTGAGGGTATATGTAAATTACTATCCAGTGATTACCATTTACCGGTAAACATTGGTAACCCAGAAGAGATGACGCTTATTGATATGGCAAAGGAAATCATTGCACTTACCAATAGCAAATCCAATATCATCTATGAACCGTTGCCAATTGATGACCCGAAACAACGTCGGCCTGATATTAGTAGAGCTCAAGAAATCTTAAATTGGCAACCAAAGGTTTCAAGAAAAGAAGGTTTAGAGAAAACAATTGGTTATTATCAATCATTATTTAAAGAACATCCAATCACATAA
- a CDS encoding DUF983 domain-containing protein encodes MLERCPACDLKFEKEPGYFYVAMYVSYAMSVAELVAACVATYVLSGNLESPWLYVIVALTVTILLAPFNNRYSRIILLYFMTPSFKFNERIFERVKAEGK; translated from the coding sequence ATGCTGGAGAGATGTCCGGCTTGTGATTTGAAGTTTGAAAAGGAACCAGGATATTTTTATGTGGCAATGTACGTGAGTTATGCCATGAGTGTTGCAGAATTGGTGGCAGCTTGTGTTGCTACTTATGTTTTATCTGGGAACTTGGAAAGCCCTTGGCTATATGTCATTGTAGCATTGACCGTAACTATTCTCTTAGCCCCATTCAATAACAGATACTCAAGAATTATCTTACTTTATTTTATGACACCCTCATTCAAATTCAACGAAAGGATATTTGAAAGGGTAAAAGCTGAAGGGAAGTAA
- a CDS encoding 3-deoxy-D-manno-octulosonic acid transferase — protein sequence MMRFLYDLGISIYSLLIWILAPFNAKAKLLVIGRKGLLKQIEQTVEQGQEYIWFHFASLGEFEQGRSVMEQIKQRFPSEKIIVTFFSPSGYEIRKNTPLADFVFYLPADTSKNARKFLDILNPKFAVFTKYEYWYHYFNELNKRNIRLLMISAIFREDQIFFKQYGGFFRSILKKVSYFFTQNNESVNMLKWIGITKAGLAGDTRFDRVVELPKQHKEILPALHFSKDSNVLVAGSTWPEDEILLKELLEKHKDLKAIIAPHEIHDDHINALQKMFPNAMLFSKYDTYTDQQKTVSRELIIDNIGMLSFLYYYGRIAYIGGGFGAGIHNTLEAATYGMPVIFGPKYEKFQEAIDILELGAGFSISKYQELEEVFTALQQSDKLLKSSLAAKNYVQQRSGATQIIMKYLETEKLLG from the coding sequence ATGATGCGTTTTCTTTACGACTTAGGGATATCCATTTATAGTTTATTGATTTGGATTTTGGCACCTTTCAATGCTAAAGCCAAGCTCTTGGTCATTGGTCGTAAAGGATTGTTGAAACAGATAGAGCAAACGGTTGAACAAGGTCAAGAATACATCTGGTTCCACTTTGCATCACTCGGAGAATTCGAACAGGGAAGATCGGTCATGGAACAAATAAAACAACGATTTCCAAGTGAAAAAATAATTGTAACATTTTTCTCCCCGTCAGGTTATGAAATAAGGAAAAATACCCCTTTAGCAGATTTTGTCTTCTATTTGCCTGCTGACACCTCTAAAAATGCAAGGAAATTTTTAGATATTCTAAATCCAAAATTCGCTGTTTTTACCAAATACGAATATTGGTATCACTACTTCAATGAGTTAAACAAACGCAATATCCGACTGTTAATGATCTCGGCCATTTTTAGGGAAGATCAAATATTTTTCAAGCAATATGGTGGTTTCTTCAGGTCGATCCTAAAGAAAGTTTCCTACTTCTTTACCCAAAATAATGAAAGTGTAAATATGTTAAAATGGATAGGTATCACAAAGGCGGGCTTAGCTGGAGATACACGTTTTGACAGGGTGGTTGAACTCCCAAAACAGCATAAAGAGATTTTGCCAGCTCTTCATTTCAGCAAAGATAGCAATGTATTGGTTGCAGGGAGTACTTGGCCGGAGGATGAAATACTGTTAAAAGAGCTTTTGGAAAAACATAAGGATTTGAAGGCCATTATTGCGCCACATGAAATTCATGATGATCACATCAATGCCCTTCAAAAGATGTTTCCAAATGCTATGCTCTTCTCAAAATATGATACCTATACTGACCAACAGAAAACAGTTTCGAGAGAGCTTATAATTGATAATATTGGGATGCTATCTTTCTTATATTATTATGGGAGAATTGCATACATAGGTGGAGGATTTGGTGCTGGAATTCACAATACTTTGGAAGCAGCAACCTATGGAATGCCAGTGATCTTTGGTCCTAAATATGAAAAATTCCAAGAAGCAATTGACATCTTGGAATTGGGAGCAGGTTTTTCGATTTCAAAGTATCAAGAGTTAGAAGAAGTTTTTACTGCTCTTCAACAGAGTGATAAATTATTAAAATCGAGCCTAGCTGCTAAAAATTATGTTCAACAACGTTCAGGTGCTACCCAGATTATTATGAAATATCTGGAAACAGAAAAGCTGTTAGGGTAG
- a CDS encoding AraC family transcriptional regulator — MGKIPVLEQCTVSYKEDKHFLADRLDVYLRNNNNLIFPHRHNFYQMVLFLSGEGSHEIDFKQYTIERGQIYCMGPGQVHSWMFKGNMTGFIVNFDIDYFKSLLIQPSYVDNLNLFSSLNDGVFVLEDYQLREISNLFNQLIVLNLEQTAIDLKRSLLLYILLRLDQAYSPKFPGQSVDYHLVLIKNFISLIDENFRELHLPKDYAELLFVTPNHLNSVCKEYLGMQAGEVIRNRIMLEAKRLLILPDWTISQVAYELNFNDNSYFTKFFKKVERKTPEEFRNYNGSKIENGHKIYHTIRIEKCD; from the coding sequence ATGGGCAAGATACCTGTTTTAGAGCAATGTACAGTATCCTACAAAGAGGATAAGCACTTTTTGGCAGACCGCCTGGATGTATATTTAAGGAACAATAATAACTTAATATTCCCACATCGGCATAACTTTTACCAAATGGTGTTATTTTTATCTGGAGAGGGTAGCCATGAGATTGATTTCAAACAATATACTATTGAAAGGGGTCAAATATATTGCATGGGACCTGGTCAAGTTCATTCATGGATGTTTAAGGGAAACATGACAGGTTTTATTGTCAACTTTGATATTGATTATTTCAAATCATTATTGATACAGCCCAGTTATGTTGATAATTTGAATTTATTCTCGTCATTGAACGACGGTGTTTTTGTCCTTGAGGATTATCAATTGCGGGAAATTTCTAACTTATTCAATCAATTAATTGTTTTGAACTTAGAACAAACGGCTATTGATCTAAAGCGTTCTTTGTTGCTTTACATACTGTTGAGGTTAGACCAAGCATATTCTCCGAAGTTTCCGGGTCAATCAGTGGATTATCATTTAGTATTAATAAAGAATTTTATTTCACTAATAGATGAGAATTTTCGTGAATTGCATCTGCCAAAAGACTATGCTGAGTTACTATTTGTTACTCCCAACCATTTAAATTCAGTCTGTAAAGAATATTTAGGGATGCAAGCAGGAGAAGTGATAAGGAATAGGATTATGTTGGAAGCGAAACGGTTGCTGATCCTTCCGGATTGGACGATTTCGCAAGTGGCTTATGAGTTGAATTTCAACGACAATTCATATTTCACTAAATTTTTTAAAAAAGTTGAAAGGAAAACCCCTGAAGAATTCAGAAATTACAATGGAAGTAAAATTGAAAATGGACACAAAATATACCATACCATCAGAATTGAAAAGTGCGATTGA
- a CDS encoding ThuA domain-containing protein, with protein sequence MILSLRTKMPVTKNLIIILLLAISFSLQNCIAQQNNWLHFKPENAQAKNKKIVLISGDEEYRSEESLPMLAKILTRKHGFETVVLFSINPSTNQIDPEYQKNIPGLENLKDADLMIIATRFRELPDNQMKYIDDYLKAGKPVIGLRTATHAFNFAKESTSPYKHYGYSTADGDWKGGFGVVVLGETWINHHGDHGTEGSLGLPNGLQVNAKNPILLGVGDIWVPSDVYGIQNDLKNSNILVWGQPTLGMTEDSPVNKKKSIMPVAWTKEYQLPNGKKGKAFTTTMASSIDLLDQNLRRLLVNASYWAVGMEKDIKTDFNIDPIGEYNPIMFGFGTHVKGKTPKDYQ encoded by the coding sequence ATGATACTAAGCCTCAGAACAAAAATGCCTGTAACTAAAAATCTAATTATTATTTTGCTTTTGGCAATCAGTTTTTCATTACAAAACTGTATTGCACAACAAAACAATTGGTTACACTTCAAACCTGAAAATGCACAGGCCAAGAACAAAAAGATTGTCCTTATTTCTGGAGATGAAGAGTATCGTTCTGAGGAAAGTTTGCCCATGCTTGCGAAGATCTTAACTCGTAAGCATGGGTTTGAAACTGTTGTATTATTCTCTATAAATCCTTCTACCAATCAGATTGATCCTGAATATCAAAAGAACATTCCAGGCTTAGAAAATCTAAAAGATGCAGATTTAATGATTATAGCCACACGGTTTAGAGAACTGCCAGATAATCAGATGAAATACATAGATGATTATTTAAAGGCTGGTAAACCTGTTATTGGGTTACGGACTGCCACTCATGCATTTAATTTTGCTAAGGAGTCTACTAGTCCTTACAAACATTATGGTTATAGCACTGCTGATGGAGATTGGAAAGGTGGGTTTGGCGTTGTTGTATTAGGTGAAACATGGATCAATCATCATGGCGACCATGGCACTGAAGGTTCATTAGGACTACCAAACGGACTTCAGGTCAATGCTAAAAACCCCATCTTATTAGGGGTTGGTGACATTTGGGTGCCTTCAGATGTTTATGGTATTCAAAATGACCTTAAAAATTCTAACATACTAGTTTGGGGACAACCCACATTGGGAATGACAGAAGACAGTCCAGTAAACAAAAAGAAATCCATAATGCCTGTAGCTTGGACCAAGGAATATCAGTTACCTAATGGGAAAAAGGGGAAAGCATTTACCACCACGATGGCTTCATCAATTGATCTATTAGATCAAAACCTTAGAAGATTATTAGTGAATGCTAGCTATTGGGCAGTTGGTATGGAAAAGGACATTAAAACTGACTTTAATATTGACCCTATTGGGGAATACAATCCTATTATGTTTGGTTTCGGCACGCATGTAAAGGGCAAAACACCAAAAGATTATCAATAA
- the galE gene encoding UDP-glucose 4-epimerase GalE, giving the protein MSKILVTGGTGFIGSHTVVELHNAGYTPVLVDNLSNSNIKILEQIEKIIGVKPEFHQFDLCDTEKVNEFVAANPDISGIIHFAASKAVGESVQNPLKYYHNNFFSLINLLEAYREKPINFVFSSSCTVYGEPDSLPVTESAPVKKATSPYGNTKQIAEEILEETANANNNYQFIALRYFNPVGAHESALIGELPIGVPQNLLPFITQTAIGKREKLTVFGADYETPDGSAVRDYIHVVDLAKAHVAAIKLLEKGNPNGNYDVFNIGTGNGYSVLEAIKAFENASGQKLNFEVGPRREGDIVKVWGDVTKSTKELGWKAELGIDEMMSSAWAWEKYLKENPIG; this is encoded by the coding sequence ATGAGTAAAATACTAGTTACCGGAGGGACCGGCTTTATTGGATCACATACAGTAGTTGAACTTCACAATGCAGGTTATACTCCTGTTTTGGTTGACAATTTATCAAATTCAAACATTAAAATCCTTGAACAGATTGAAAAAATCATCGGAGTAAAACCAGAATTCCATCAGTTTGATCTCTGTGATACAGAAAAAGTGAATGAGTTTGTCGCTGCCAATCCTGATATCTCTGGGATTATTCATTTTGCTGCTTCTAAGGCAGTTGGCGAGTCGGTTCAAAACCCATTAAAATATTATCATAATAACTTCTTCTCTTTGATCAATCTATTAGAGGCTTACCGAGAGAAACCTATCAACTTTGTATTTTCTTCAAGCTGTACAGTTTACGGGGAGCCAGACTCTCTTCCAGTAACAGAATCAGCTCCTGTAAAAAAGGCTACTTCTCCTTATGGAAATACCAAGCAAATCGCTGAAGAAATACTTGAAGAAACAGCAAATGCAAATAATAATTATCAATTCATTGCCCTGCGTTACTTCAATCCTGTTGGAGCACATGAATCAGCGTTAATTGGAGAGTTACCAATTGGTGTTCCTCAAAACCTATTGCCTTTTATCACTCAAACCGCTATTGGGAAACGTGAGAAACTAACGGTATTCGGTGCTGATTACGAAACTCCAGACGGTTCGGCAGTTCGCGATTATATCCACGTAGTAGACCTTGCAAAAGCGCATGTGGCAGCTATTAAATTATTGGAAAAAGGCAATCCTAATGGTAATTACGATGTCTTCAATATCGGTACTGGAAATGGATACTCCGTTTTGGAAGCAATCAAAGCCTTTGAAAATGCATCTGGCCAGAAATTGAACTTTGAAGTAGGCCCACGCCGTGAAGGTGATATTGTTAAAGTGTGGGGTGATGTAACGAAATCTACAAAAGAACTAGGCTGGAAAGCAGAATTGGGAATCGATGAAATGATGTCTTCTGCTTGGGCATGGGAAAAATATTTGAAAGAAAACCCAATTGGGTAG
- a CDS encoding MFS transporter, which translates to MSKQVNPSALFLGSCLALITTGLTFSIRAGILPQLGESFNLSAEQLGFINSMWFLGFPISMILGGIFYYKIGPANIMRFAFVSHTLGILLTIFASGYTTLLISTLFIGLGNGCTEAACNPLIADLYSGKKMDKMLNRFHMWFPGGIVLGSLISLGMTEMGASWQTQMWVIMIPTILYAIIFYGKAFPQPKQESATSLSNNVKAMFSPTFIFLFCCMALTAISEFGPQQWVGIIMANSGASPMLVLALVTGVMAVGRFFAGPVVKALGQTGVLLAGAIFATIGVYLFSIATGGLVYVAALLFAIGVCYFWPTMIATTAQRVPLSGAIGMSVIGGVGMFSTSIFQPIIGRWIDQSKAAVQQSGAVVENLDLAVGQATLAKLALFPGVLIIIFLFFYFWQKRTYQPVHDEETGNIDPQVETT; encoded by the coding sequence ATGAGTAAACAAGTTAACCCTAGTGCCTTATTTTTAGGAAGCTGTTTAGCCCTAATTACAACAGGTCTTACCTTTTCGATCAGAGCAGGAATTCTTCCTCAGCTGGGAGAAAGTTTTAATCTTAGCGCTGAACAGTTGGGATTCATCAATTCCATGTGGTTCTTAGGATTTCCAATTTCCATGATATTAGGAGGGATTTTTTATTATAAAATCGGACCTGCCAACATCATGCGATTTGCATTTGTATCTCACACCTTAGGGATTTTGCTAACCATCTTTGCATCAGGCTATACCACTTTACTGATTTCGACTTTATTTATTGGTTTAGGAAATGGTTGTACTGAGGCGGCGTGTAACCCATTGATTGCGGATTTATATTCCGGCAAAAAGATGGATAAAATGCTGAACAGATTCCATATGTGGTTCCCTGGAGGAATTGTATTGGGAAGTTTGATATCATTAGGAATGACAGAAATGGGAGCTTCATGGCAAACTCAAATGTGGGTCATAATGATTCCTACGATCCTATACGCGATTATTTTTTACGGAAAAGCATTCCCTCAACCAAAACAAGAAAGTGCAACTTCGCTGTCCAACAATGTTAAGGCGATGTTCTCTCCTACCTTTATTTTCTTATTCTGCTGTATGGCATTAACAGCCATTTCAGAATTTGGACCTCAACAATGGGTAGGTATTATCATGGCAAATAGTGGAGCAAGTCCAATGTTAGTATTGGCTCTTGTTACCGGAGTTATGGCAGTGGGTAGATTCTTTGCTGGTCCGGTTGTCAAAGCATTAGGCCAAACAGGGGTATTATTGGCAGGCGCTATTTTTGCTACCATCGGAGTTTATTTGTTCTCCATTGCAACAGGTGGTTTAGTTTATGTTGCTGCATTATTATTTGCAATTGGAGTATGTTATTTCTGGCCTACCATGATCGCTACTACTGCACAGAGAGTTCCATTAAGTGGAGCAATAGGTATGTCTGTGATTGGTGGAGTAGGTATGTTCTCAACATCTATTTTCCAACCGATTATTGGTCGTTGGATCGACCAGTCAAAAGCTGCAGTACAGCAATCAGGAGCGGTTGTAGAAAACCTCGATTTGGCAGTTGGACAAGCTACGCTCGCAAAATTAGCCTTATTCCCTGGAGTCTTGATTATTATATTCTTATTCTTCTATTTTTGGCAAAAAAGAACATATCAACCAGTTCATGATGAAGAAACAGGAAATATCGACCCACAAGTTGAAACTACTTAA